From Spirosoma agri, one genomic window encodes:
- a CDS encoding sodium:solute symporter family transporter has translation MQKLQTLDYTVFFVYFIIVSAYGYWIYKKKHSANMSTTDFFLAEGSLTWWAIGSSLIASNISAEQFIGASGDGFAMGLAIATYEWMAAATLIVVAVFFMPIYLKNRIFTMPQFLTQRYNNTVAMIMAIFWLFLYILVNLTSILFLGALAVSTISGLNFTACMIGLAVFAVIITLGGMKVIGYTDVIQVFFLILGGLATTYLAINLVSTQNGTEGILNGFDIMLTQSSDHFHMIFEKSNPHYSSLPGLTVLIGGMWIVNLNYWGCNQYITQRALGADLKTAREGILFAAFLKLLMPVIVVLPGIAAYTLYQNGLFHQEMLDATGEVNKDHAYPVLLNLLPAGLKGLSFAALTAAVVASLAGKANSISTIFTLDIFKKYISPEASEQRLVQVGRITIWVAMLMAILISPFMGIDKKGGFQFIQEMTGLVSPGVFAAFLLGFFWKKTNSAGAMFAIVGGFLLSLFFKFVLPDLVNLEFLAPYGFAVPNPNGVYTIPFLDTMGFVFLICVAVMIVLGIQKPGEKGLAIDASMFKVAPSFAIGAGLILFLVVVLYGIFW, from the coding sequence ATGCAAAAACTCCAAACATTAGACTACACAGTCTTTTTTGTTTACTTCATTATTGTTAGTGCCTATGGGTACTGGATTTACAAGAAAAAACATTCGGCCAACATGTCTACCACCGACTTCTTCCTGGCGGAAGGGTCGCTGACCTGGTGGGCTATCGGTTCTTCCCTGATTGCGTCTAACATTTCGGCTGAGCAGTTCATTGGTGCCTCGGGTGATGGGTTCGCGATGGGTTTGGCAATCGCTACCTACGAGTGGATGGCAGCCGCTACGCTGATTGTGGTGGCAGTCTTTTTTATGCCCATTTACCTCAAGAACCGCATCTTCACGATGCCGCAGTTTTTGACCCAGCGCTACAATAACACCGTAGCCATGATCATGGCCATCTTTTGGTTGTTCCTCTACATTCTCGTTAACCTGACGTCTATTCTGTTTCTGGGAGCACTGGCCGTTTCGACCATTTCGGGTCTGAACTTTACGGCCTGTATGATTGGCCTGGCCGTTTTTGCGGTTATCATTACCCTGGGGGGGATGAAAGTAATTGGCTATACCGATGTAATTCAGGTGTTCTTCCTGATCCTGGGCGGCTTGGCGACGACCTACCTGGCGATCAATCTGGTGTCAACTCAGAATGGTACGGAAGGAATTCTCAATGGGTTTGACATCATGCTTACCCAGTCGTCGGATCACTTCCACATGATCTTCGAAAAAAGCAATCCGCATTATTCATCCCTTCCTGGCTTAACCGTACTGATTGGCGGTATGTGGATTGTGAACCTCAACTATTGGGGTTGTAATCAGTACATTACGCAGCGCGCACTTGGGGCGGATCTGAAAACGGCCCGCGAAGGTATTCTCTTTGCGGCCTTTCTGAAATTGTTGATGCCCGTCATCGTTGTCTTGCCTGGTATTGCCGCCTACACCTTGTATCAGAATGGGTTATTTCACCAGGAAATGCTGGATGCTACCGGCGAAGTCAATAAAGACCACGCGTATCCGGTATTGCTGAACCTGTTGCCTGCTGGTTTGAAAGGGCTTTCGTTCGCGGCCTTGACGGCTGCGGTGGTTGCGTCGCTGGCGGGTAAAGCCAACTCGATCTCGACCATTTTTACGCTCGATATTTTCAAAAAATACATTTCGCCGGAAGCCAGTGAACAGCGGTTGGTTCAGGTCGGCCGAATCACGATCTGGGTGGCTATGCTGATGGCGATTCTTATTTCGCCGTTCATGGGTATCGACAAGAAGGGTGGGTTCCAGTTTATTCAGGAAATGACCGGCCTTGTTTCTCCGGGCGTTTTTGCCGCCTTTCTACTGGGCTTCTTCTGGAAAAAGACGAACTCGGCAGGAGCCATGTTTGCCATTGTCGGCGGCTTCCTGCTCTCGTTGTTTTTTAAATTCGTACTGCCCGACCTGGTCAATCTGGAGTTTCTGGCCCCATACGGATTCGCCGTACCAAACCCGAATGGTGTCTATACAATACCTTTCCTAGACACGATGGGCTTTGTGTTCCTGATCTGCGTAGCGGTGATGATTGTTCTTGGTATTCAGAAGCCTGGCGAAAAAGGGCTGGCTATCGACGCCAGTATGTTCAAGGTCGCCCCTTCGTTTGCAATAGGTGCTGGCCTGATTTTATTTCTGGTCGTTGTTCTGTACGGAATATTCTGGTAG
- a CDS encoding copper homeostasis protein CutC, with the protein MQIEVCAYSFDSCLTAQRAGADRIELCGGLSEGGTTPSAGLIQLARQQLSIQLFVMIRPRGGDFLYSATELDVMRTDIAVAKSLGADGVVFGILQADGTVDEVTTKELVDLAYPMQVTFHRAFDMTHDPVEALEAVIRTGAIRILTSGQHPSAELGVAVLRQLAEQSAGRIEIMAGVGVSGRNAGQFTTIGLDALHLSGKSSQPSPMIYRRPSLQMASAILGEYERIEASANAIQRVVEQVKP; encoded by the coding sequence ATGCAAATTGAAGTTTGTGCTTATTCATTTGACTCCTGCCTGACGGCCCAACGCGCCGGAGCCGACCGTATTGAACTGTGTGGTGGCCTGAGCGAAGGCGGCACCACACCCAGTGCCGGCCTGATTCAACTGGCCCGTCAGCAGCTGTCTATCCAGTTATTTGTGATGATACGCCCACGCGGGGGTGACTTTCTCTATTCAGCGACCGAGCTTGATGTGATGCGAACCGACATCGCAGTTGCCAAATCGCTGGGTGCCGATGGTGTTGTATTCGGTATTCTGCAAGCCGACGGCACTGTCGATGAAGTGACGACCAAAGAACTCGTTGATCTGGCCTATCCGATGCAGGTTACCTTCCATCGGGCTTTTGATATGACCCACGATCCGGTAGAAGCGTTGGAAGCCGTCATTCGTACGGGTGCCATCCGCATACTTACGTCTGGGCAGCATCCTTCCGCCGAGTTGGGTGTGGCTGTACTTCGTCAACTGGCCGAGCAGTCCGCCGGACGAATCGAGATCATGGCTGGCGTTGGCGTTTCGGGCCGGAACGCAGGCCAGTTCACGACCATTGGTCTGGATGCGCTGCATCTGAGCGGTAAAAGCAGTCAGCCAAGTCCTATGATTTATCGTCGGCCCAGCCTACAAATGGCGTCGGCTATACTGGGCGAATACGAACGTATCGAAGCCAGTGCCAACGCCATTCAACGCGTGGTGGAGCAGGTTAAGCCCTGA